The following proteins come from a genomic window of Elusimicrobiota bacterium:
- the rpmE gene encoding 50S ribosomal protein L31, protein MKDGIHPNYQQVTVSCACGSTFVTRSTAKQVRLEICSQCHPFYTGRQKLLDTAGRVERFEKRYASTGGKTVARKPVARKATAPAKAGAKKAEKVLRSTPKPGLKVKTGKVEKPKAAKAPAKAG, encoded by the coding sequence ATGAAAGACGGCATCCACCCCAACTATCAACAGGTCACCGTGTCCTGCGCCTGCGGCAGCACCTTCGTGACCCGCTCGACGGCGAAACAGGTTCGCCTGGAAATTTGTTCCCAGTGCCACCCGTTCTACACGGGCCGGCAGAAGCTCTTGGACACCGCGGGGCGCGTGGAACGCTTTGAAAAGCGCTACGCCTCCACCGGTGGAAAAACCGTCGCCCGCAAGCCCGTCGCCCGCAAGGCGACGGCCCCCGCCAAAGCCGGGGCCAAAAAGGCGGAAAAAGTGTTGCGCAGCACCCCCAAGCCGGGCCTCAAAGTCAAAACCGGCAAAGTGGAAAAACCAAAGGCGGCCAAAGCGCCGGCCAAGGCCGGTTAG
- the prfA gene encoding peptide chain release factor 1 gives MNPKFLQLEERHRTLQDRLAESAGRNAADFLTLGREFKRLESAVAKIGALRRVEADLAQAATLLQSSEADLRALAEEETRALEDRRSVLEKQLEEFLIPRDPRDDRDGIVEIRAGTGGDEAAIFVGDLYRMYARYAQDRGFALEPYSSSPTGLGGYKDITFGIKGDGAYGVFKFESGVHRVQRVPATEASGRVHTSTATVAVLPEADEVDVSINPVDLRIDVYRASGAGGQHVNKTESAVRITHLPTGVVVACQDERSQMKNRAKALTMLRAKLYQAEQERLEAERRHLRRAQVGTGERHEKIRTYNFPQDRITDHRINENFHNLPRILEGHMQDIHGALAKAEKAERLAQLDLA, from the coding sequence ATGAACCCGAAATTCCTTCAATTGGAGGAGCGACACCGGACCCTCCAGGACCGTTTGGCGGAATCCGCGGGCCGCAACGCCGCCGACTTCCTAACCCTCGGGCGGGAATTCAAGCGCCTCGAATCCGCCGTGGCAAAAATCGGCGCCCTGCGCCGCGTGGAAGCGGATCTGGCCCAGGCGGCGACCCTCCTCCAATCCTCCGAAGCCGACCTCCGCGCCCTGGCGGAAGAGGAGACCCGCGCCCTGGAAGACCGTCGATCCGTCTTGGAAAAACAGTTGGAGGAATTCCTGATCCCCCGGGACCCCCGCGACGACCGCGACGGCATCGTCGAGATCCGCGCCGGCACGGGGGGGGACGAGGCGGCGATCTTCGTGGGCGACCTCTACCGCATGTACGCCCGTTACGCCCAGGACCGCGGCTTCGCCCTGGAGCCCTATTCCTCCAGCCCGACGGGCCTGGGGGGCTACAAAGACATCACTTTCGGCATCAAAGGCGACGGCGCCTACGGCGTGTTCAAATTTGAAAGCGGCGTTCACCGGGTCCAGCGGGTGCCCGCGACCGAAGCGTCCGGGCGGGTGCACACCTCCACCGCCACGGTGGCCGTGTTGCCCGAAGCGGACGAAGTGGACGTCTCCATCAACCCCGTCGACCTGCGCATCGACGTGTACCGGGCGTCCGGCGCCGGCGGCCAGCACGTCAACAAAACCGAGTCGGCCGTTCGCATCACCCACTTGCCGACGGGGGTGGTGGTGGCCTGCCAGGACGAGCGCAGCCAGATGAAAAACCGCGCCAAGGCCTTAACCATGCTCCGAGCGAAGCTCTACCAGGCGGAGCAGGAACGCCTGGAAGCGGAACGCCGCCACCTGCGCCGCGCGCAGGTGGGGACGGGCGAGCGCCACGAAAAAATCCGCACCTACAATTTTCCCCAGGACCGCATCACCGACCACCGCATCAACGAGAACTTTCACAATCTGCCCCGTATCCTGGAGGGGCACATGCAAGACATTCACGGCGCCCTCGCGAAAGCGGAGAAAGCGGAACGGCTGGCCCAGTTGGATCTGGCGTGA
- the prmC gene encoding peptide chain release factor N(5)-glutamine methyltransferase — MTPAVLDRRDVAGVFEETARSLAAAGVSNARGEAREIVARAGRFSRAAIDARGADLWPAEAEAARAALAAQRAAGWPLAYLLGEWDFRDTTLTVTPDVLIPRPETEELFDRVERALGARPPRRAADIGTGAGGLAIALARRWPAAQVTAVDVSVAALAVARWNARRWGVEDRVDFLRGDLAAGMPPASFDAIVANLPYVAVGEWAGLSREVRREPPLALLAGADGLALFRRFAPQAAAALVPGGRVFLETGRGQTAAVAGLLAAAGFRDVWMENDFAGVDRFVGGAR, encoded by the coding sequence GTGACCCCCGCCGTCCTCGACCGCCGGGACGTGGCCGGCGTGTTCGAAGAAACCGCCCGATCCCTGGCGGCCGCGGGGGTGTCGAACGCCCGGGGGGAAGCCCGTGAAATCGTGGCCCGCGCCGGCCGGTTTTCCCGCGCCGCGATCGACGCCCGGGGCGCCGACCTCTGGCCGGCGGAAGCCGAGGCCGCGCGCGCCGCGTTGGCGGCGCAGCGGGCGGCGGGTTGGCCCCTGGCGTACCTGCTGGGGGAATGGGATTTTCGCGACACGACCCTCACGGTGACGCCGGACGTGCTCATCCCCCGGCCGGAAACCGAGGAACTCTTCGACCGCGTGGAGCGCGCCCTCGGGGCGCGGCCGCCGCGGCGGGCGGCCGACATCGGCACGGGGGCGGGCGGCTTGGCCATCGCCTTGGCGCGTCGGTGGCCCGCGGCGCAAGTGACCGCGGTGGATGTCTCGGTGGCGGCCCTCGCGGTGGCCCGCTGGAACGCCCGGCGCTGGGGCGTGGAGGACCGCGTGGATTTTCTTCGGGGGGATCTGGCGGCGGGTATGCCGCCGGCGTCCTTCGACGCGATCGTGGCCAATTTGCCGTACGTCGCGGTGGGGGAATGGGCGGGTTTGAGTCGCGAAGTCCGTCGGGAGCCGCCGTTGGCTCTCCTCGCGGGGGCGGACGGGCTGGCGTTGTTTCGGCGTTTCGCGCCGCAGGCCGCGGCCGCCCTGGTTCCGGGCGGGCGCGTGTTCCTGGAGACGGGTCGCGGTCAAACCGCGGCCGTGGCGGGGCTGTTGGCGGCGGCGGGGTTTCGGGATGTTTGGATGGAAAACGATTTTGCCGGGGTGGACCGGTTCGTGGGAGGCGCGCGATGA
- the murA gene encoding UDP-N-acetylglucosamine 1-carboxyvinyltransferase: MDGFVIKGGRRLKGTVRVSGSKNAALPCLFAALLTDEEVVLDNVPDLQDIRTAVKLLEKLGKAVVWTGDRVEIRKRGALRAQAPYDLVRRMRASVVVMGPLLARLGRADVSLPGGCAIGARPVNFHLKAFEALGAEVTVKEGYISARGRLTGRRVRLPFPSVGATENVLMAAALARGRTVIENAAREPEIGDLAAMLTAMGARIEGVDTDRLTVAGVERLGGCRHRVIPDRIEAGTFLVAAALTKGRVTLTRVAPSHLDAVIKALQRAGLRIETAGDRLTAQWVKPLKPVSIRTRVYPGFPTDMQAQWMALMTLTRGRSVIEEDIFENRFLHAQELTRMSARIDIRGHRAVVEGVPALSGCPLMVSDLRAGAALVLAGLAARGTTKILRVYHLDRGYERLEKKLRALGANVRRVPQ, translated from the coding sequence TTGGACGGGTTTGTCATCAAGGGCGGACGGCGGCTGAAGGGCACCGTCCGGGTGTCGGGGTCCAAGAACGCGGCGTTGCCGTGCCTGTTCGCCGCGTTGTTGACGGACGAGGAGGTCGTGCTGGACAACGTGCCCGACCTGCAGGACATCCGCACCGCCGTCAAGCTTTTGGAGAAACTCGGGAAAGCCGTCGTCTGGACCGGCGACCGCGTCGAAATCCGCAAGCGCGGCGCGCTGCGCGCCCAGGCCCCCTACGATCTGGTCCGGCGGATGCGGGCCAGCGTTGTTGTCATGGGCCCGTTGCTGGCCCGTCTGGGACGCGCCGACGTGTCGTTGCCCGGCGGTTGCGCCATCGGCGCCCGGCCCGTGAATTTCCACCTCAAAGCCTTCGAAGCCCTCGGCGCCGAGGTCACGGTCAAAGAGGGATACATTTCCGCCCGGGGCCGATTGACCGGCCGGCGGGTGCGTCTGCCGTTCCCCAGTGTGGGCGCGACGGAAAATGTCCTCATGGCCGCCGCCCTGGCGCGCGGCCGCACCGTCATCGAGAACGCGGCCCGGGAGCCGGAAATCGGCGACCTCGCGGCCATGTTGACCGCCATGGGCGCCCGGATTGAGGGCGTGGACACGGACCGTTTGACCGTCGCCGGTGTGGAGCGCCTCGGGGGGTGCCGCCACCGGGTGATCCCCGACCGGATCGAGGCGGGCACGTTCCTGGTGGCCGCCGCCCTCACCAAGGGCCGGGTGACCCTCACCCGCGTCGCGCCGTCCCATCTGGACGCCGTGATCAAAGCCCTTCAGCGGGCGGGGCTGCGCATCGAAACCGCCGGGGATCGCCTCACCGCCCAATGGGTCAAACCCCTCAAGCCGGTGTCGATTCGCACCCGGGTCTACCCCGGTTTCCCAACGGACATGCAGGCCCAGTGGATGGCGCTCATGACGCTCACCCGCGGCCGCAGCGTCATCGAAGAGGATATTTTTGAAAACCGGTTTTTGCACGCCCAGGAGCTCACGCGCATGAGCGCCCGCATCGACATCCGCGGACACCGCGCCGTGGTGGAGGGCGTGCCGGCCCTGTCCGGCTGCCCTTTGATGGTTTCCGACCTGCGCGCCGGTGCCGCCCTCGTGTTGGCGGGGTTGGCGGCCCGGGGCACGACGAAAATCCTTCGCGTTTATCATCTGGATCGGGGCTACGAGCGGCTCGAAAAAAAGTTGCGCGCCCTGGGGGCGAACGTGCGGCGGGTGCCGCAATGA
- a CDS encoding transglycosylase SLT domain-containing protein: MRFLLVLAVIGTPGFLRAQEDLAGPMVSTSPYSDVEGAALEGPNEDVVIVAAPPPRPAWMSKAEGLMAEGAAAQAEGDPRAARRAYARALKLFADKADDASVLDARHRIASLWAIPNPDSAAGADAAAEPTTTIVPTFLGGPGPEGGPHNYQFVVSPEDPLVQKYVALYTGPLKERTQAALDRMAVHQEMILKTLRAEGLPEELLYLPIVESEYQPFAVSRAGAVGMWQFMPTTARYAGLKVNYWIDERRDPVKSTRAAVKVLKSLFEWFDAWSLALAAYNRGMYGIQRDLEFTRSTDFNALSKRQGLPKETEHYVPKMMAMAIIARDFASHGFRPPDPRRRPAPDEVILEKPLDLKVAAGAAKTTEDILRELNPSVRLWCTPQNESEFVFRVPAGTKGRFLEALAQIKDWTPSPGVVRYKVQRGDVLGRIALKYRTTASAIQRDNKITNPNRVRPGQVLVIRPGRGFKGD, encoded by the coding sequence ATGAGGTTCCTTTTGGTTTTGGCGGTGATCGGGACGCCCGGGTTTCTGCGGGCGCAAGAGGACTTGGCGGGGCCGATGGTGTCGACGTCGCCTTACTCGGACGTGGAGGGCGCCGCTCTCGAGGGGCCCAACGAGGACGTGGTTATCGTGGCCGCGCCGCCGCCGCGGCCCGCCTGGATGAGCAAAGCGGAGGGCCTGATGGCCGAGGGCGCGGCGGCCCAGGCGGAAGGGGACCCGCGCGCCGCGCGGCGGGCCTACGCCCGCGCCCTTAAATTGTTCGCCGACAAGGCGGACGACGCCTCCGTGCTGGACGCGCGACACCGCATCGCGTCCCTTTGGGCGATTCCCAACCCGGATTCCGCCGCGGGGGCGGACGCCGCCGCGGAACCCACGACGACCATCGTCCCGACCTTTCTCGGCGGGCCCGGGCCGGAGGGCGGCCCCCACAATTACCAGTTCGTGGTCTCCCCCGAAGACCCCTTGGTCCAAAAGTACGTGGCGTTGTACACCGGTCCGCTCAAGGAGCGCACCCAGGCCGCCCTCGATCGCATGGCGGTCCACCAGGAAATGATTCTCAAGACCCTGCGGGCGGAGGGCCTTCCTGAGGAGCTTTTGTACTTGCCCATCGTCGAGAGCGAATACCAACCCTTCGCGGTGTCCCGCGCGGGCGCGGTGGGAATGTGGCAGTTCATGCCGACGACGGCCCGTTACGCGGGTCTCAAAGTGAACTATTGGATCGACGAGCGCCGCGACCCCGTCAAATCCACGCGGGCGGCCGTCAAGGTTTTGAAAAGCTTGTTCGAGTGGTTCGACGCCTGGTCCCTGGCCCTGGCCGCCTACAACCGGGGCATGTACGGTATCCAGCGGGATTTGGAGTTCACCCGATCGACCGATTTCAACGCGTTGTCGAAGCGTCAGGGCCTGCCCAAAGAAACGGAACACTATGTTCCCAAAATGATGGCGATGGCGATCATCGCGCGGGATTTCGCCTCCCACGGTTTTCGCCCCCCCGACCCCCGCCGCCGGCCGGCGCCCGACGAAGTCATTTTGGAAAAGCCGTTGGACCTGAAAGTGGCGGCGGGCGCGGCCAAGACCACCGAAGACATTCTGCGGGAATTGAACCCGTCGGTGCGCCTCTGGTGCACGCCCCAGAACGAGAGCGAATTTGTTTTCCGCGTGCCCGCCGGGACCAAGGGCCGTTTCTTGGAGGCGCTCGCCCAAATCAAAGACTGGACCCCGTCCCCGGGCGTCGTGCGGTACAAAGTGCAGAGGGGGGACGTGCTCGGGCGCATCGCCCTCAAATACCGCACCACCGCCTCCGCCATCCAACGCGACAACAAGATCACGAACCCCAACCGGGTCCGCCCCGGGCAGGTGCTGGTCATCCGCCCCGGCCGCGGGTTCAAGGGCGATTGA
- a CDS encoding phosphoglucomutase/phosphomannomutase family protein has protein sequence MDEIRFGTDGWRGRIASEFSFRNVRRAADALARVLPPRSRVALGGDHRFLSEEFALSAANVLAARGHRPILADGPTTSPALSFALKGLRAAAGVMITASHNPPVDNGFKIKIPPGRSAPPEWTARLENALTPEDPIAPPGPIERFPILDAYATGLLARRDPTLWRGKKFPVVVDAMHGSGGRVWARLFAAMRWPGTLLRDNRDPLFGGTPPEPIEKNLAPLIEAVRARKAALGLALDGDADRLGVVDETGTYLPPHTVFPLLLQHLTENRRLKGAVVQAVSLGYVSERLARAKGLPWGEVPVGFKHVADVMGKKRVLLGGEESGGYGVGLWTPERDGVLMGLLLMELVTAAGRPLSVLVRELAAAHGASSFQRADTPLRAPVADKNLWTEAVSKRVPEKFAGRVVKERRTLDGLKVVFDDASWVLLRPSGTEPLLRVYAETPDSARTAQLVAKAQEWAAVRA, from the coding sequence ATGGACGAGATCCGGTTCGGCACCGACGGTTGGCGCGGCCGAATCGCGTCGGAGTTCTCCTTCCGCAACGTCCGCCGCGCGGCCGACGCCTTGGCGCGGGTGTTGCCGCCGCGGTCGCGCGTGGCCCTGGGGGGGGACCATCGCTTTTTGTCGGAGGAGTTCGCCCTTTCGGCGGCGAATGTGTTGGCGGCCCGGGGACACCGTCCCATCCTGGCGGACGGGCCCACCACGAGCCCCGCGCTCTCCTTTGCCTTGAAGGGATTGCGGGCCGCCGCGGGGGTGATGATCACCGCGAGTCACAACCCGCCCGTGGACAACGGGTTTAAAATCAAAATTCCGCCGGGCCGATCCGCCCCGCCGGAATGGACCGCGCGCCTGGAAAACGCTTTGACCCCCGAGGACCCGATCGCCCCCCCGGGGCCCATTGAGCGGTTTCCCATCCTGGACGCCTACGCCACGGGACTTCTGGCCCGCCGCGACCCGACGTTGTGGAGGGGGAAAAAATTTCCCGTGGTGGTGGACGCCATGCACGGCTCGGGCGGGCGGGTGTGGGCGCGTCTGTTCGCGGCGATGCGGTGGCCGGGGACCCTCTTGCGGGACAACCGGGATCCGCTCTTCGGCGGAACGCCGCCGGAACCGATTGAAAAGAACTTGGCCCCCCTCATCGAGGCCGTGCGCGCGCGCAAGGCGGCCCTGGGTCTCGCTCTTGACGGGGACGCCGACCGGTTGGGGGTGGTCGACGAGACGGGGACGTATTTGCCCCCGCACACGGTGTTCCCTTTGCTCCTTCAGCATTTGACCGAAAACCGCCGGCTCAAGGGCGCCGTTGTCCAGGCGGTGTCGTTGGGGTACGTTTCCGAACGCCTCGCCCGGGCGAAAGGCTTGCCCTGGGGGGAGGTGCCCGTCGGGTTCAAGCACGTGGCCGACGTCATGGGAAAAAAGCGGGTCCTGTTGGGCGGCGAAGAATCCGGGGGCTACGGCGTGGGCCTCTGGACCCCCGAGCGGGATGGGGTTTTGATGGGACTCCTGCTGATGGAATTGGTCACCGCCGCCGGACGCCCCCTTTCGGTGTTGGTGCGCGAACTGGCCGCCGCCCACGGCGCATCGTCCTTTCAGCGCGCGGACACGCCGCTGCGCGCGCCGGTCGCCGACAAGAACCTTTGGACGGAGGCGGTGTCCAAGCGCGTGCCGGAGAAATTCGCGGGCCGTGTCGTGAAAGAGCGACGGACTTTGGACGGGTTGAAAGTCGTCTTCGACGACGCGTCCTGGGTTTTGTTGCGGCCCAGCGGCACGGAGCCCCTGTTGCGCGTTTACGCCGAGACCCCGGATTCCGCCCGGACCGCCCAGTTGGTGGCCAAGGCCCAGGAGTGGGCCGCGGTGCGCGCGTGA
- a CDS encoding GGDEF domain-containing protein: MSLVEPQPLFLSSSGRGRGAHALAILAGPAGLPLFSILLLWAMIRSPFPAVHLYPLFVVLSLGLYLLAGLGWAFGATLVATAVGFVGFFFSSETWARPMYALGAGLVWGIFWVLARFDRKRHLSWNRFHEEWDGLELELSRLNADLESSRSIIEDNRARINAFDRLQLFTDDLIGPYHRDELLQRAQAGLGTMFPKGRVTLHLFPKPDAPDPSDDWGMKVLQWGQPRLLASRTSTTPSWEPGLFICLPVKGRESFLGWIGIESKSTETPLRIHDLRLASIAADLISLALGNTEKYSQTEALAISDELTGIYTRGYFNERLQEEFGKARHNSRPFALVLLDIDHFKKVNDAHGHHMGDEVLRWLARLVTAQARETDFVARYGGEEFVIIMPAARGTDALRFTQRLIKTIAGTPFRWGQKKIKITVSAGVSSLKDEVPSEEELLRRADEALYAAKNAGRNRVCAYAD; encoded by the coding sequence GTGTCCCTAGTGGAACCCCAACCTCTCTTTTTGTCGTCTTCGGGCCGGGGTCGCGGGGCCCACGCTCTGGCCATTCTCGCCGGGCCGGCCGGCCTTCCGCTGTTCTCCATCCTGCTTTTGTGGGCGATGATCCGGTCGCCTTTCCCCGCCGTGCACCTCTACCCGTTGTTCGTCGTGTTGTCGCTCGGCCTTTACCTGCTCGCCGGTCTCGGTTGGGCTTTCGGGGCGACGCTCGTGGCCACGGCTGTCGGGTTCGTGGGCTTCTTTTTTTCATCGGAAACGTGGGCCCGACCGATGTACGCCCTGGGCGCGGGCCTCGTGTGGGGGATTTTCTGGGTGCTCGCCCGGTTCGACCGCAAGCGGCACCTGTCGTGGAACCGGTTCCACGAAGAATGGGACGGGTTGGAACTGGAATTGTCCCGGTTGAACGCCGACCTGGAATCCTCCCGTTCAATCATCGAGGACAACCGCGCCCGGATCAACGCCTTCGACCGGCTTCAACTGTTCACCGATGATCTCATCGGTCCTTACCACCGCGACGAGTTGTTGCAGCGCGCCCAGGCGGGTCTGGGCACCATGTTCCCCAAAGGCCGCGTCACCCTGCACCTTTTTCCCAAGCCCGACGCGCCCGACCCGTCCGACGATTGGGGGATGAAGGTGTTGCAGTGGGGCCAACCCCGTCTGCTGGCCTCGCGGACGTCGACCACCCCGAGTTGGGAACCCGGTCTTTTCATCTGCCTGCCGGTCAAGGGGCGGGAGAGTTTTCTGGGGTGGATCGGGATTGAATCCAAATCGACGGAAACCCCCCTGCGCATTCACGACCTGCGGCTGGCGTCCATCGCGGCCGACCTGATCTCGCTCGCCCTCGGGAACACGGAAAAATACAGCCAGACCGAGGCCCTCGCCATTTCCGACGAGCTCACCGGCATCTACACCCGGGGGTATTTCAACGAGCGCCTGCAGGAGGAATTCGGCAAGGCGCGCCACAACAGCCGGCCCTTCGCCCTGGTGCTCCTGGACATCGACCACTTCAAAAAAGTCAACGACGCGCACGGCCACCACATGGGCGACGAGGTCCTGCGCTGGCTGGCGCGGCTGGTGACGGCGCAGGCCCGGGAAACCGATTTCGTCGCCCGCTACGGGGGCGAGGAGTTCGTCATCATCATGCCCGCGGCCCGGGGCACCGACGCCCTGCGGTTCACCCAACGCCTCATCAAGACCATCGCCGGCACGCCCTTCCGATGGGGGCAGAAGAAAATCAAGATCACCGTGTCGGCCGGGGTGTCGAGTTTGAAAGACGAAGTGCCCTCGGAAGAGGAATTGCTGCGACGGGCCGACGAGGCCCTCTACGCCGCCAAGAACGCGGGCCGCAACCGGGTGTGCGCCTATGCGGATTGA
- a CDS encoding GGDEF domain-containing protein yields MRIDIGLTHALLFWGTVPVLWGCVLYRDARCFFVAGVFSFLAVMHASLGGGGAVDLAIHLAAYGAGVLVPLFFRRAQTQIEREFSRRRTALLDQRAKAAQRHEAVLKEKNALQDDLERLQNRFALVQVMATKLEAGEILQTLGHMWKKRTGVKGCLILRKQLNGNWSTAFTDGHFNAQDWVRVLASYPSIARSRNIRRYTGSSRQLVLPGQPFGSTCLLVPFNWDKDILAMGIVEVEPQRLQDSTEGFNIERKLVSIGLRRADLYDLMTERSRFDALTGAFLRRSLTERLEDALRKSHRYNTPMFFALMDIDHFKTLNDRWGHLVGDKVLIHLAHVIRRLAHPGITLGRFGGDEFALILEMETVTEVFTWFERLRQAVAESPLRDREAMIRYTLSAGVSAYMPDRPPLSELMAQADHALYQAKKMGRDRVVLWKAPGSPSSSRKTVSV; encoded by the coding sequence ATGCGGATTGACATCGGGTTGACGCACGCGTTGTTGTTCTGGGGCACGGTGCCCGTGCTGTGGGGGTGCGTGCTGTACCGGGACGCGCGGTGTTTTTTCGTCGCCGGGGTGTTCAGCTTTTTGGCCGTGATGCACGCCTCGCTGGGCGGCGGGGGCGCGGTGGACCTGGCGATCCATTTGGCGGCCTACGGGGCGGGCGTGCTGGTCCCCCTCTTTTTCCGCCGGGCGCAGACCCAAATCGAACGCGAGTTTTCCCGTCGGCGCACGGCCCTCCTGGACCAGCGCGCCAAAGCCGCGCAACGGCACGAAGCCGTGCTGAAAGAAAAGAACGCCCTGCAGGACGACTTGGAGCGGTTGCAGAACCGCTTTGCCCTGGTTCAAGTGATGGCCACCAAGCTCGAAGCGGGGGAAATCCTGCAAACGCTGGGCCACATGTGGAAGAAACGGACCGGGGTGAAGGGCTGCCTCATCCTGCGCAAGCAGCTCAACGGCAATTGGAGCACCGCGTTCACCGACGGGCATTTCAACGCGCAGGACTGGGTGCGGGTGCTCGCCTCTTACCCGTCGATCGCCCGTTCGCGCAACATCCGGCGCTACACCGGCTCCAGCCGCCAGCTGGTGCTCCCCGGGCAGCCGTTCGGATCGACGTGCCTGCTCGTGCCGTTCAACTGGGACAAGGACATCCTCGCCATGGGCATCGTGGAGGTGGAGCCGCAGCGCCTCCAGGACTCGACGGAAGGATTCAACATCGAGCGGAAATTGGTGTCGATCGGCTTGCGCCGGGCCGATCTTTACGATTTAATGACGGAGCGCAGCCGCTTCGACGCCCTGACGGGGGCTTTCCTCCGGCGGAGCCTCACGGAGCGGCTGGAAGACGCCCTGCGCAAGAGCCACCGGTACAACACGCCGATGTTCTTCGCGCTCATGGACATCGACCACTTTAAAACCCTGAACGATCGCTGGGGCCATCTGGTGGGGGACAAGGTATTGATCCACCTGGCCCACGTCATTCGACGGCTCGCGCACCCGGGCATCACGCTGGGGCGCTTCGGCGGCGACGAGTTCGCTTTGATCTTGGAAATGGAGACCGTGACGGAAGTGTTCACCTGGTTCGAACGTTTGCGGCAGGCGGTGGCCGAATCCCCCCTGCGCGATCGGGAAGCGATGATTCGGTACACCCTGAGCGCGGGGGTCAGCGCCTACATGCCCGACCGGCCCCCGCTGTCGGAGCTGATGGCCCAGGCGGACCACGCCCTCTACCAAGCCAAGAAAATGGGCCGCGACCGGGTGGTGCTGTGGAAAGCGCCGGGCAGTCCCTCGTCCAGCCGGAAAACCGTGAGCGTCTGA
- the ugpC gene encoding sn-glycerol-3-phosphate ABC transporter ATP-binding protein UgpC, with protein MSRVVLQNVSKWYGLVPALENVSLEVEDRELFVLVGPSGCGKTSLLRLIAGLDDVTEGKIQIDKRVVNHDPPKARNVAMVFQNYALYPHMTVLDNMAFGLRMRGYSEEEIQTRVRQAAEMLELLPLLNRKPNEISGGQRQRVAVGRAIVRKPRVFLFDEPFSNLDAKMRVETRGELLRLHQRLQTTMIYVTHDQVEAMTLGDRIAVLKDGAIQQVGKPLELYRRPKNRFVAEFIGSPSMNFFNVTILDRGDSLWLDQGHFQLKLPPRFRRAGGLKDGMEALLGVRPEDIHDRLFQTGAVTEGNTVIAIVQLVEPVGAETHVHLEAGGTRFLARVHADNPLEMNQPMELVFDLDKIHIFTRNGKERLAPEP; from the coding sequence ATGTCCCGCGTCGTCCTTCAAAACGTGTCGAAGTGGTACGGCCTCGTTCCCGCGCTCGAAAACGTGAGCCTCGAGGTGGAGGACCGGGAGTTGTTCGTGCTCGTCGGTCCCTCCGGGTGCGGCAAGACGTCCTTGTTGCGCCTCATCGCGGGCCTCGACGACGTGACCGAGGGAAAAATCCAGATCGATAAACGCGTCGTCAACCACGACCCGCCCAAGGCGCGGAACGTGGCCATGGTTTTCCAAAACTACGCCCTTTACCCGCACATGACCGTCCTGGACAACATGGCCTTCGGTCTGCGCATGCGGGGTTACTCCGAGGAGGAGATCCAGACGCGCGTCCGCCAGGCGGCGGAAATGCTGGAGCTCCTGCCCCTCCTCAACCGCAAGCCCAACGAAATTTCCGGCGGCCAGCGCCAGCGGGTGGCCGTGGGGCGCGCCATCGTGCGCAAGCCGCGGGTGTTCCTCTTCGACGAGCCTTTCAGCAACCTGGACGCCAAAATGCGCGTGGAAACGCGCGGGGAACTTTTGCGGCTCCACCAGCGGCTGCAGACCACCATGATCTACGTGACCCACGACCAAGTGGAGGCCATGACCCTGGGCGACCGCATCGCCGTCCTCAAGGACGGCGCGATCCAGCAGGTGGGAAAGCCGCTGGAGCTTTATCGGCGGCCGAAGAACCGGTTCGTCGCCGAGTTCATCGGCAGCCCCTCCATGAATTTTTTCAACGTGACGATCCTCGACCGGGGGGACAGCCTGTGGTTGGACCAGGGCCATTTTCAATTGAAGTTGCCGCCGCGGTTTCGACGGGCGGGCGGTTTGAAGGACGGCATGGAGGCCCTGCTGGGCGTGCGTCCGGAGGACATCCACGACCGGCTTTTCCAAACCGGGGCCGTGACCGAGGGAAACACGGTCATCGCCATCGTCCAGTTGGTCGAGCCGGTGGGCGCGGAGACCCACGTCCACCTGGAGGCCGGTGGAACGCGCTTCTTGGCGCGGGTCCACGCGGACAACCCCCTCGAAATGAACCAGCCCATGGAACTCGTTTTCGACCTCGACAAAATCCACATCTTCACGCGCAACGGCAAGGAACGCCTCGCCCCCGAACCATGA